One part of the uncultured Bacteroides sp. genome encodes these proteins:
- a CDS encoding ExeM/NucH family extracellular endonuclease has protein sequence MKRKVLLFLGICCGLSICLSAYSQTEIKSFTNDLKPTLNGQEVVFTFPLTVTKTYYTSTSGNITLSPDVLYSPTEVALPGVDANNIATLNEQHKLTLNSSSFTYTDSNKTLRTGSKVTGLQGTLYYSNGVYSITPTVQPVFSGNERTFSPGDVGACNLKVASFNVEYYIAKSSLWGKGYGADNLAEFDRQRTKILAALKGLDADVYALCEVGQGNTSVTDLVNGLNEVTSSVNYDYVADNDYHDTTFTKNIFIYNKTKVIPYKSIYKFGVSGYQLRQIAQAFDLKSNGERLIISVNHLKSKSGSGTGNNADIGDGQGSYNYQRKNQAQLVVNTLNTLTSYYADPDVLVVGDMNAYSMEDPIKVYTNNGLVNQLKRYSPSDYSYVYNGAVGYLDHSLATTTLSQQVTGARPWHINADEPSYFDYNNTTFYSADPYRCSDHDPILAGVSLGTYSTGIKDSEVDKTEKLQIYGDPSQGYVTLCAAQIDRVELLTVSGQLVFSSVNPNPGQYFLLPAASLQKGFYLVRAFNGKKALVSKLLIQ, from the coding sequence ATGAAAAGAAAAGTATTATTATTCCTGGGAATATGCTGTGGACTTTCAATTTGTTTGTCTGCATATTCTCAGACTGAGATTAAGTCATTTACAAATGATTTGAAACCAACGTTGAACGGACAAGAGGTGGTTTTTACCTTTCCGCTCACGGTTACAAAAACGTATTATACTAGCACATCGGGAAATATTACTCTTTCTCCCGATGTGCTTTATTCTCCTACCGAGGTAGCCCTTCCGGGCGTTGATGCAAATAATATTGCTACCTTGAATGAACAGCATAAGCTCACCCTCAATAGCTCCTCTTTTACTTATACCGATAGCAATAAAACTCTACGAACAGGAAGTAAAGTAACCGGATTGCAAGGTACTTTGTATTATAGCAATGGAGTTTATTCAATAACACCTACTGTACAACCCGTGTTTTCAGGAAATGAACGAACTTTTTCTCCCGGTGATGTTGGTGCCTGCAATTTAAAAGTTGCAAGTTTTAATGTGGAATATTATATAGCGAAAAGTTCGTTATGGGGAAAAGGATATGGTGCAGATAACCTGGCTGAGTTTGACCGACAACGAACGAAGATTCTGGCTGCCCTCAAGGGATTGGATGCCGACGTTTATGCTCTTTGCGAAGTGGGGCAGGGAAATACCTCTGTAACCGATTTGGTGAATGGCTTAAATGAAGTTACTTCATCTGTTAATTATGATTATGTAGCCGATAATGATTATCACGATACTACTTTTACAAAAAATATTTTTATTTATAATAAGACAAAAGTAATTCCATATAAATCAATTTATAAGTTTGGCGTTTCTGGTTATCAACTTCGACAGATAGCTCAGGCTTTTGACTTGAAAAGCAATGGAGAACGTTTGATTATTTCAGTGAATCATCTTAAGTCAAAGTCCGGCTCCGGAACCGGAAATAATGCAGATATTGGCGATGGACAGGGAAGCTATAACTATCAGAGAAAGAATCAAGCTCAATTGGTTGTTAATACACTCAATACGCTTACAAGTTATTATGCCGATCCCGATGTACTGGTAGTGGGAGATATGAATGCCTACTCCATGGAAGACCCTATAAAAGTATATACAAATAATGGACTTGTTAATCAGTTGAAACGTTATTCTCCATCAGATTATAGTTATGTATATAACGGGGCAGTGGGATACCTTGATCATTCATTGGCTACCACCACTCTTAGTCAGCAGGTAACCGGAGCACGTCCATGGCATATTAATGCAGACGAACCCAGTTATTTTGATTATAACAATACTACCTTTTATTCAGCCGATCCTTACCGTTGTTCCGACCATGATCCTATCCTGGCCGGCGTTAGTCTGGGTACTTATAGTACAGGTATCAAGGATTCTGAAGTTGATAAAACTGAAAAACTTCAGATATATGGCGATCCTTCTCAAGGATACGTAACGCTTTGTGCTGCGCAAATAGATAGGGTAGAGTTGCTCACTGTAAGTGGTCAGCTTGTATTCTCGTCTGTAAACCCTAATCCCGGCCAATATTTCTTGCTTCCTGCAGCTTCCTTGCAGAAAGGATTCTATCTGGTTCGGGCTTTCAACGGGAAGAAAGCTCTGGTCTCTAAACTGTTAATCCAATAG
- a CDS encoding TolC family protein, whose translation MKKYIILIAVLLVSGGSFAQQSWSLKDCVEYALKHNIQIQKQEIANEQQKVALNTAKNQKLPNVTGSMSQDFRFGRAISSADNSYANNSTNSSLGIDVNVPIFTGFQISNNIELSKLNLKAATEDLNKAKEDISVNVTSAFLQVLFNEELCKVAKEQINLSREQLDRMSRLEEVGKASTAQVYEAKATLAQDELAAVQAENNRKLAILELTQLLELRTPEGFSVVSPEIEPDFQALSTPEDIYAQSIVNKPAVLAAQYRLQGMDKNIKIAQGAYYPTISFKGSLGTGYYTASGATSRGLGRQLNDNFNQYIGFLLSIPIFDRHDTRNKVKTARLNYSTQALQVEESKKSLYKEIQQAYYSAVAALAKYNSGKTAVEASEASFKLMREKYENGKATSVEFSQVKVNLMKASSDQIQAKYDYLFRAKILDFYKGLSLTQ comes from the coding sequence ATGAAAAAGTATATAATTCTAATTGCTGTATTGCTTGTTTCAGGAGGCAGCTTTGCTCAACAAAGCTGGTCGCTTAAGGATTGTGTGGAATATGCATTGAAGCATAATATCCAGATTCAAAAGCAAGAAATAGCAAACGAGCAGCAGAAGGTTGCTCTTAATACAGCTAAGAACCAGAAACTTCCTAATGTAACCGGAAGTATGTCTCAGGATTTTAGGTTTGGACGCGCAATTTCTTCTGCTGATAATTCTTATGCAAATAACAGTACTAACAGTAGTTTAGGCATTGACGTCAATGTTCCAATTTTTACAGGCTTTCAGATATCCAATAATATTGAATTAAGTAAACTCAATCTGAAAGCAGCTACTGAGGATTTGAATAAAGCGAAAGAAGATATCAGTGTAAATGTGACTTCTGCTTTCCTTCAGGTTTTATTTAATGAAGAGTTGTGTAAAGTTGCTAAGGAACAGATTAATCTGAGTAGGGAACAGTTAGACAGAATGAGTCGTTTGGAAGAAGTAGGTAAAGCATCTACAGCTCAGGTTTATGAGGCAAAAGCAACTCTGGCTCAAGATGAACTTGCAGCTGTGCAGGCGGAGAATAACCGCAAACTGGCTATTCTTGAACTGACACAACTGTTGGAACTTCGAACTCCAGAGGGATTTTCTGTTGTTTCTCCTGAAATAGAACCCGATTTTCAGGCATTGAGTACACCGGAGGATATTTATGCTCAGTCCATCGTTAATAAGCCGGCAGTGTTGGCTGCCCAGTATCGTTTACAGGGAATGGACAAGAACATTAAGATTGCGCAGGGTGCTTATTATCCAACGATTTCTTTTAAAGGATCATTAGGCACCGGATATTATACAGCGTCGGGTGCTACCAGTCGTGGCCTTGGTAGGCAATTGAATGATAATTTCAATCAATATATCGGTTTTTTATTAAGCATTCCAATTTTCGACAGGCATGACACACGCAACAAGGTTAAAACTGCCCGTTTAAATTACAGTACTCAGGCTCTTCAAGTAGAAGAATCAAAGAAAAGCCTTTATAAAGAGATTCAGCAGGCGTATTATAGTGCTGTAGCTGCATTGGCTAAATATAATTCTGGTAAGACTGCTGTTGAGGCTAGCGAGGCTTCTTTTAAACTGATGCGTGAGAAGTATGAAAACGGAAAAGCAACTTCTGTAGAATTTAGTCAGGTGAAAGTGAATTTAATGAAGGCTTCATCAGACCAGATACAGGCAAAATATGATTATTTATTCCGTGCAAAAATATTGGATTTTTATAAAGGACTTTCGCTTACTCAGTAA
- a CDS encoding efflux RND transporter periplasmic adaptor subunit, translated as MKKYLRIFMIVVIAAIFIATFAFLYVKSQPKEIVYEVITPKVADIEKSTVATGKVEPRDEILIKPQISGIVEEVYKEAGEMVKKGEVIAKVKVIPELGQLNSAESRVRVADINYKQSLQEFDRQKKLYKDKLISKEEFEKSEVSMKTAKEELSSSKDNLDIVKDGITKNSATYSNTMIRSTIDGLILDVPIKKGNSVIMSNTFNDGTTIATVANMKDLLFKGKIDETEVGRIREGMPIKLTIGALQNLKFDAKLEYISPKGVTENGANLFEIKAAINAPSNVNIRSGYSANAEIVLEKVSKVLSVPESTVEFSGDSTFVYVLKTEKPKQTFERRQIKLGVSDGIKIEIKSGITAKDKVRGAVIEDKKPDAEENKK; from the coding sequence ATGAAAAAGTACTTAAGAATCTTTATGATAGTAGTTATTGCTGCTATATTTATTGCCACTTTCGCTTTCCTTTATGTTAAATCTCAACCAAAGGAAATTGTTTATGAAGTAATAACTCCAAAGGTAGCAGATATTGAAAAAAGTACCGTGGCTACAGGTAAAGTAGAGCCTCGCGACGAAATTCTTATTAAACCTCAAATCTCAGGTATTGTTGAAGAAGTTTATAAAGAAGCCGGCGAAATGGTCAAGAAAGGTGAAGTGATTGCTAAGGTAAAAGTCATCCCAGAATTGGGACAATTAAATTCTGCAGAAAGCCGTGTTCGTGTTGCAGACATTAACTACAAACAATCTTTGCAGGAATTCGATCGCCAGAAAAAGTTATATAAGGACAAGCTTATAAGTAAAGAAGAGTTCGAAAAGAGCGAAGTTTCTATGAAAACAGCTAAAGAAGAACTTTCTTCATCAAAAGATAATCTTGATATTGTGAAAGATGGTATAACTAAAAATTCTGCTACATACAGTAATACGATGATACGTTCTACAATTGATGGATTAATTCTAGATGTTCCAATCAAGAAAGGTAACTCAGTTATTATGAGTAATACATTTAACGACGGAACAACAATTGCGACTGTTGCTAATATGAAAGATCTTTTATTCAAAGGAAAGATTGACGAAACAGAAGTAGGTCGTATCAGAGAAGGCATGCCTATCAAGTTAACAATCGGTGCATTGCAGAATCTTAAATTTGATGCTAAGCTTGAATATATATCTCCGAAAGGGGTTACTGAAAACGGTGCTAATCTGTTTGAAATTAAAGCAGCCATAAATGCTCCATCCAATGTGAATATACGTTCGGGATATAGCGCGAATGCAGAGATAGTTCTTGAAAAAGTATCAAAGGTATTATCTGTTCCCGAAAGTACTGTTGAGTTCTCTGGCGATTCAACTTTTGTATATGTTCTGAAAACAGAGAAACCGAAACAAACATTTGAAAGACGTCAGATAAAACTAGGCGTTAGTGATGGTATAAAAATAGAGATAAAGAGTGGAATTACAGCTAAGGATAAAGTGCGTGGTGCAGTTATTGAGGATAAGAAGCCTGATGCTGAAGAAAATAAAAAGTAA
- a CDS encoding ABC transporter permease: MSIIDIDRWEEILITITRNKTRSVLTAFGIFWGIFMLVALIGGGNGLQQMMSRNFAGFATNSCFIISQQTSEPYKGFRKGRKWDLENHDVEVLKTRIHEIEDISPCLFKWGSAVVRGDKKGTFTARGTRPDYDKIEKQTMMFGRFINDVDMSEQRKICTIGKRIYETLFKKGENPCGEYIRVDGIYYQVVGVCSGVSNINIGGSSEEMINIPFTTMQQAYNYGKTVHIICLTAKHGTAVSALEPKIQELIKYNHLISPSDPQAVMVLNMEEMFKMIDSLFTGIRTLVWLVGLGTLLAGAIGVSNIMMVTVRERTVEIGIRRAIGARPQDIMRQILSESMVLTSIAGLTGISFAVLILQVAEVGVTASGTEAHFQVSFWTAIGMALLLLSLGIMAGMAPAYRAMSIKPVDAMRDE; encoded by the coding sequence ATGAGTATAATAGATATAGATCGCTGGGAGGAAATCCTGATAACCATTACCCGAAACAAAACTCGTAGTGTATTAACTGCTTTCGGTATATTTTGGGGAATATTTATGCTGGTGGCTCTTATTGGCGGAGGAAATGGATTACAGCAAATGATGAGCAGAAATTTTGCCGGATTTGCCACAAACTCCTGTTTTATAATTAGTCAGCAAACTAGTGAACCCTACAAAGGTTTCCGTAAAGGACGTAAGTGGGACTTGGAAAACCATGATGTAGAAGTGCTCAAGACTCGTATTCATGAAATAGAAGATATTTCTCCCTGTCTTTTCAAATGGGGATCTGCCGTAGTACGTGGAGATAAAAAAGGAACATTTACAGCTAGAGGGACACGTCCGGATTATGATAAAATAGAAAAACAGACAATGATGTTTGGGCGTTTCATAAACGATGTTGATATGAGCGAACAACGTAAAATTTGTACCATCGGAAAACGTATTTATGAAACTCTTTTCAAGAAAGGAGAAAATCCTTGTGGAGAATATATTCGTGTGGATGGAATCTATTATCAGGTTGTGGGTGTTTGTTCCGGAGTTAGTAATATAAATATTGGTGGTTCCAGTGAGGAAATGATAAATATTCCGTTTACTACAATGCAGCAAGCTTATAATTACGGAAAGACAGTTCACATTATTTGTTTGACTGCTAAGCATGGAACTGCTGTAAGTGCTTTGGAACCTAAAATTCAGGAACTGATAAAGTATAACCACTTAATTTCACCTTCCGATCCTCAGGCTGTAATGGTGCTGAATATGGAAGAGATGTTTAAGATGATAGATAGTCTATTCACAGGTATCCGTACACTTGTATGGCTTGTTGGATTGGGAACATTATTGGCTGGAGCTATTGGTGTAAGTAACATTATGATGGTTACAGTTCGTGAAAGAACAGTTGAAATAGGAATTCGTCGTGCAATTGGTGCACGTCCGCAAGATATTATGAGACAGATACTTTCTGAAAGTATGGTGTTGACTAGTATAGCCGGATTAACCGGAATATCTTTTGCAGTGCTTATTCTTCAGGTTGCCGAGGTTGGTGTTACCGCCAGTGGCACTGAAGCTCACTTCCAGGTTTCTTTCTGGACTGCTATTGGTATGGCATTGCTGCTACTCTCTTTGGGAATAATGGCGGGTATGGCGCCGGCCTACAGGGCAATGTCTATAAAACCTGTAGATGCAATGCGTGATGAATAA
- a CDS encoding ABC transporter permease, translated as MRIGLDIWQEILSTIKQNKLRTVLTGFSVSWGIFMLIVLLGWGNGIIHAFEESSSDMAKNSIKIFPGWTDKTYDGLESGRRISFNNKDINITKNKFSDNVITAGATVKKEGVNLSYKDQYVSLDLTGVHPSYTEIEPCKLDQNGGRFINDMDIDQSRKVIVIHYKTRDVLFRKESAIGKFVNADGVIYRVVGVYRDKGNQDSRAAYIPFTAAQTIYNKADTLNNIIFTTRGLNTEKANKDFELEYRKALGASHRFDPTDMNAMYIWNRFTQYLQQMTAKNILTTAVWIIGIFTLLSGIVGVSNIMLITVKERTREIGIRKALGASPASVLWLIILESILITTIFGYIGMVAGIGVTEYMNAVEGAKTFGMGDMQMTVYKDPTVDLSVAIKATLTLIIAGTFAGFFPARKAVKIRPIEALRAE; from the coding sequence ATGAGAATAGGACTTGATATATGGCAGGAAATATTAAGCACAATTAAGCAAAATAAGTTGCGGACCGTGCTTACCGGATTTTCCGTTTCATGGGGAATCTTTATGCTGATTGTTTTGTTAGGATGGGGAAATGGTATAATACATGCTTTTGAAGAATCATCTTCGGATATGGCTAAGAATTCCATTAAGATATTTCCGGGATGGACTGATAAAACTTATGATGGTCTTGAATCTGGTAGAAGGATCAGCTTTAATAATAAGGACATAAATATCACTAAAAATAAATTCAGTGATAATGTTATTACTGCAGGCGCTACAGTTAAAAAAGAAGGCGTTAATCTTTCTTATAAAGATCAGTATGTATCCTTAGATCTAACCGGAGTGCACCCTTCTTATACAGAGATAGAACCTTGTAAACTTGATCAGAACGGTGGCCGTTTTATTAATGATATGGACATAGATCAAAGCAGAAAGGTTATTGTGATTCATTATAAAACAAGGGATGTTCTTTTTCGTAAAGAAAGTGCTATAGGTAAGTTTGTAAATGCAGATGGAGTAATTTATCGGGTTGTGGGAGTTTACAGAGATAAAGGAAATCAAGACTCCCGGGCGGCATATATTCCTTTTACTGCTGCACAGACAATATATAATAAAGCGGATACATTAAATAATATCATATTTACTACTCGTGGACTGAATACTGAAAAAGCGAATAAGGATTTTGAATTGGAATACCGTAAAGCACTTGGAGCTTCGCACCGTTTTGATCCTACAGATATGAATGCAATGTATATCTGGAACCGTTTTACCCAATACTTGCAACAGATGACTGCGAAGAATATTCTGACAACAGCTGTTTGGATAATTGGTATATTTACTTTGCTTAGCGGTATTGTTGGTGTAAGTAATATCATGCTTATAACGGTAAAAGAACGTACTCGGGAAATTGGAATAAGAAAGGCGTTAGGTGCTTCTCCGGCATCGGTATTATGGCTCATTATTCTTGAAAGTATATTAATAACAACGATTTTCGGATATATTGGGATGGTAGCAGGAATTGGAGTTACAGAGTATATGAATGCTGTTGAAGGAGCAAAAACCTTTGGCATGGGAGATATGCAAATGACTGTGTACAAAGATCCTACTGTAGATCTTAGTGTGGCAATAAAAGCTACATTAACTTTGATTATTGCCGGAACTTTTGCGGGATTCTTCCCGGCACGTAAAGCTGTTAAGATAAGACCAATTGAAGCATTAAGAGCAGAATAA
- a CDS encoding ABC transporter ATP-binding protein: MIHLEDINKTYHNGAPLHVLKGINLDIERGEFVSIMGASGSGKSTLLNILGILDNYDTGNYYLNDVLMKKLSETRAAEYRNRMIGFIFQSFNLISFKNAMENVALPLFYQNVSRKKRNILAMEYLDKLGLKDWAHHMPNELSGGQKQRVAIARALISQPQIILADEPTGALDSKTSDEVMQILKDVNDLGMTLVVVTHESGVANRTNKIIHIKDGLIESVEDNSNHNLSPFGNGKMMK, translated from the coding sequence ATGATACATTTAGAAGACATTAACAAGACTTATCACAACGGAGCTCCTCTTCACGTTCTTAAAGGTATAAATCTGGACATAGAGCGTGGGGAGTTTGTTTCTATTATGGGAGCTTCAGGTTCCGGTAAATCAACCCTGCTTAATATTCTCGGTATTTTAGATAATTATGATACGGGGAATTATTATCTCAATGATGTTCTGATGAAAAAACTGAGTGAAACCCGTGCTGCCGAGTATCGTAACCGGATGATTGGTTTTATTTTTCAGTCTTTTAATCTGATTTCTTTCAAAAATGCAATGGAGAATGTTGCATTGCCACTTTTTTATCAGAATGTGAGCCGTAAGAAGAGAAATATTCTTGCAATGGAATATCTGGATAAACTGGGTTTGAAAGATTGGGCACATCATATGCCTAATGAATTATCCGGTGGTCAAAAGCAGCGTGTGGCTATTGCACGTGCATTAATATCTCAGCCGCAAATTATTTTGGCAGACGAGCCGACTGGTGCTTTGGATAGTAAAACATCTGATGAGGTTATGCAGATATTAAAAGACGTAAATGATCTTGGAATGACGCTTGTTGTGGTTACTCACGAATCGGGTGTAGCAAATAGGACGAATAAGATTATCCATATAAAAGATGGTCTTATTGAGTCTGTAGAAGATAATTCAAATCATAATCTATCTCCATTTGGTAATGGGAAAATGATGAAATAA
- a CDS encoding ROK family protein — protein MISGMEKPYVVGIDIGGTNSVFGIVDARGTILCSDSVKTQAYDKVEDYVDAVCAKLLPLIESEGGVEKVKGIGVGAPNGNYYSGTIEFAPNLPWKGVIHLAELFEQRIGIPTALTNDANAAAIGEMTYGAARGMKDFIMITLGTGVGSGIVINGQMVYGHDGFAGELGHTIIRRENGRMCGCGRKGCLETYCSATGVARTAREFLIARSDQSLLRNIPAEEISSKDVFDAAEKGDKLAQEIFEFTGHLLGEALADFVAFSSPEAIVLFGGLAKSGDYIMKPVEKALNDNVLNIFKGKAKLLVSELKDSDAAVLGASALGWEVKDLK, from the coding sequence ATGATCTCAGGTATGGAAAAGCCCTACGTTGTAGGCATTGATATAGGTGGAACTAATTCCGTTTTTGGCATTGTAGATGCACGTGGTACTATCTTGTGCAGCGACTCTGTTAAGACTCAAGCCTATGATAAAGTCGAAGATTACGTTGATGCTGTTTGTGCAAAACTACTTCCTCTTATTGAATCAGAAGGTGGAGTTGAAAAAGTAAAAGGTATCGGAGTTGGAGCTCCAAATGGAAACTATTATAGTGGAACTATCGAGTTTGCTCCTAATCTTCCTTGGAAAGGCGTTATTCATTTGGCAGAATTGTTTGAACAAAGAATTGGTATTCCTACTGCTTTAACAAACGATGCTAATGCAGCTGCTATTGGAGAAATGACTTATGGTGCAGCTCGCGGAATGAAAGATTTTATCATGATTACCCTTGGAACCGGAGTTGGTAGCGGAATTGTTATTAACGGACAGATGGTTTATGGACATGATGGCTTTGCCGGTGAACTTGGACACACTATCATTCGCCGTGAAAATGGTAGAATGTGTGGTTGCGGACGTAAAGGATGTTTGGAAACTTATTGTTCTGCAACAGGTGTAGCCCGTACAGCTCGTGAGTTTTTAATTGCTCGTTCAGACCAAAGTTTATTGCGTAATATTCCTGCTGAAGAAATTTCATCAAAAGATGTATTTGATGCTGCAGAAAAAGGTGATAAGTTAGCTCAGGAAATTTTTGAATTTACTGGCCACCTATTAGGTGAAGCATTAGCTGATTTTGTTGCTTTCTCAAGCCCTGAAGCTATCGTTTTATTTGGTGGACTCGCTAAATCCGGCGATTACATCATGAAACCTGTTGAAAAAGCTCTTAATGATAATGTTTTGAATATATTTAAAGGAAAGGCTAAACTTCTTGTTTCAGAACTTAAAGATTCTGATGCTGCTGTTCTTGGAGCAAGTGCTCTTGGTTGGGAGGTTAAGGATTTAAAATAA
- a CDS encoding acetate kinase → MKILVLNCGSSSIKYKLFNMDTKEVMAQGGIEKIGLKGSFLKLTLPSGDKVMLEGEILEHTAGIEYILGVLVSEKYGCIKSLDEINAVGHRVVHGGEKFNKSVLINDQVIEKIVECIDIAPLHNPPNLKGIRAVSDLMPNAPQIAVFDTAFHQTMPDYAYMYGIPYQLYKKYGIRRYGFHGTSHRYVSKRVCDFLGISQEGQRIITCHIGNGGSVAAIKDGKSMDTSMGFTPVEGLLMGTRAGDIDAGVVSYIMDKEMIGTASISTLLNKHSGVLGVSGISSDMRELEAAYEAGNERAILAEEMYFYRIKKYIGAYAAALGGVDIIVFTGGVGENQASCRSGACRGLEFMGISLNEELNNKVRGEEVIISKPDSKVKVLIIPTDEEFMIASDTMQILEGE, encoded by the coding sequence ATGAAGATATTAGTACTCAACTGCGGTAGTTCATCCATCAAGTATAAGTTGTTCAATATGGACACTAAAGAAGTGATGGCGCAGGGTGGAATAGAAAAAATTGGATTAAAAGGTTCCTTCCTTAAGCTTACCCTTCCTAGTGGAGATAAGGTTATGTTAGAAGGAGAAATATTGGAACATACAGCAGGTATTGAATATATTCTCGGCGTTTTAGTCAGTGAAAAATATGGTTGTATCAAGTCTCTGGATGAGATCAATGCCGTGGGCCACAGAGTTGTGCATGGAGGTGAAAAATTTAATAAATCTGTTTTGATTAACGATCAGGTTATTGAAAAGATTGTAGAGTGTATAGATATCGCTCCACTTCACAATCCGCCTAACTTGAAAGGTATCCGTGCTGTTTCGGATTTAATGCCAAATGCACCTCAGATTGCTGTCTTTGATACAGCTTTCCACCAGACCATGCCTGATTATGCTTATATGTATGGTATTCCTTATCAGCTTTATAAGAAATATGGTATCCGTCGTTATGGTTTCCATGGAACTAGTCACCGTTATGTTTCAAAACGTGTATGTGACTTCCTTGGTATTTCTCAGGAAGGACAACGTATAATTACTTGTCACATAGGTAACGGTGGATCTGTAGCTGCTATTAAAGATGGTAAATCTATGGATACTTCAATGGGATTTACTCCTGTAGAAGGTTTATTGATGGGAACTCGTGCCGGAGATATTGATGCCGGAGTTGTTTCTTATATCATGGATAAAGAAATGATTGGTACCGCTTCAATCTCTACATTACTAAATAAACATAGTGGCGTTTTAGGAGTATCCGGAATTTCCAGCGATATGCGCGAACTAGAGGCTGCTTATGAAGCAGGTAATGAACGTGCAATTCTTGCTGAAGAGATGTATTTTTACCGCATTAAGAAGTACATTGGTGCTTATGCAGCTGCTTTGGGTGGTGTTGACATCATTGTATTTACAGGTGGTGTTGGTGAAAACCAGGCATCATGTCGTTCAGGCGCTTGCCGTGGACTTGAATTTATGGGAATTTCTTTGAATGAAGAATTAAACAACAAAGTTCGTGGTGAAGAAGTGATTATCAGTAAACCTGACTCAAAAGTGAAGGTTCTTATAATTCCTACTGATGAAGAGTTTATGATTGCTTCAGATACTATGCAAATATTGGAAGGCGAATAG
- a CDS encoding 3-hydroxyacyl-CoA dehydrogenase NAD-binding domain-containing protein, whose protein sequence is MAEMIKEPIESYGLSSKDRKKTLFSKIGIVGCGKEGSKIATIAATAGIEVVFLEVNDDKIQKAFDRIAGELDMRIATWGLTQTEKKSILGRVKSSLTFDAFKGCDFVIEAVRYDENGERSLNHRKEIFKNLEAVLSEDAIIASNASSVVITELASELEHKERCVCLHFVMMQPQSRVMEIVRGLYTSDDCYNKVCQFAKLISYDYVTVEESAGLVCNRLFFMLLNEACAILQEGLTTPIEIDSIIKFGLGQRQGVFCMADQMGIEKIVPQMEDLYKEFGSLKYKPSPLLLRLNRAKRWGVSTGMGFYAYDQEGNRIISENE, encoded by the coding sequence ATGGCAGAAATGATAAAAGAACCAATTGAGAGCTATGGATTAAGTTCCAAAGATCGTAAGAAAACGTTGTTTTCAAAGATTGGTATTGTAGGATGTGGAAAAGAAGGCTCTAAAATAGCTACTATAGCTGCTACCGCAGGTATTGAAGTTGTATTCCTGGAAGTAAACGATGATAAGATTCAAAAGGCATTTGACAGAATTGCCGGCGAACTTGATATGCGTATTGCTACCTGGGGACTTACTCAGACTGAAAAGAAATCTATTCTTGGACGTGTTAAGAGCTCATTGACTTTTGATGCGTTCAAAGGCTGTGATTTCGTGATAGAAGCCGTACGCTATGATGAAAATGGCGAAAGAAGCCTTAATCACCGTAAGGAGATCTTTAAAAATCTGGAAGCAGTACTAAGTGAAGATGCTATTATAGCATCGAATGCTTCTTCTGTGGTTATCACCGAATTGGCCTCTGAACTTGAACATAAAGAGCGTTGTGTATGTTTACATTTTGTTATGATGCAACCACAGAGCCGTGTTATGGAAATAGTTCGCGGACTTTATACTTCGGATGATTGTTATAATAAGGTATGCCAGTTTGCAAAACTGATTAGCTATGATTATGTAACAGTTGAAGAATCTGCAGGATTGGTTTGCAACCGTTTATTCTTCATGTTGTTGAATGAAGCTTGCGCTATTCTTCAGGAAGGTTTAACAACTCCTATTGAGATTGATTCAATCATTAAGTTTGGTTTGGGACAAAGACAAGGTGTATTTTGCATGGCCGACCAAATGGGGATTGAGAAAATAGTTCCTCAGATGGAAGATCTTTACAAAGAATTTGGTTCTTTGAAATATAAGCCATCTCCATTATTGCTTCGATTAAATCGTGCTAAACGTTGGGGAGTAAGTACAGGCATGGGTTTCTATGCTTACGACCAAGAAGGGAACCGTATAATTAGTGAGAACGAGTAA